GAGGTCGCCATGTTGGGTGCTTTACGATGGGCAGCGACAGCTGTCAGTGAAGTAACGATATAATTGTCTGATAGTATAGACGATGGTCGCTTGCACCTTGGGGAAAAGCTGGCATAACAACTGAATCTCACGGGGAGCCTTCCGTCGATTTGTGTGAGCTGCTCTCATTGTTCTGTGGTCAACTCAGTCGTGAGGGACACGTTAGCATTGCCACCTCTAGGAATAGTTGGGCATACGGTTGGGCTTATCATTAGGCATTCTTACGAGGCTGGGGGGCCGGTGACTGTCGAACAGGGAACCTCCATTTCCACCACTCAACAACGAGGGCGCAGTTCGAGGCTGCCGTGATGTGCGGCGCATTGCCCCACTTCTCGCTGTGTTCAGCTGGTGGAAAGTGCAATGGTTTTTTCTGGtcttccccctttcttccAATCAACCAACCTCCAACTCTACCACGAACCCACTTGTGAGCAACCATTGTGACTGCACTGGACACTTCCCACCAAATTACCTACCATTTCCTTTTCGCATCATCGCATCGGTTTCAACATTCACGATATGGTCGAGTACAGGTAACGGATATCTGCCGTCCGCAGTTCATCGAAATGTCGACTCGACAGTCTGGAGACGGCGGTATTGACGGTAACACTGTGAATGGCCGCGTCGCCGGCCATAACGTTATGGTTGGTGGGATCAGTGCTGTCAATGGTGGTTACAACTTTGTCCTTCATGGAGACAACCACTTCTACCCACCCAGCGCATCCAACGAGGTCCGCAAGTCGGTCAAACCCTTTGCTCAACTCTATTTTCCCCGCAATGAAGACTTTATTGAACGACCGGACATCACAGAATGGCTGGAAAAAACGCTGAAGAACCCAGGAAGCCGCGCTGCGCTCTGGGGACTCGGTGGAATAGGGTAAGCTTCCAGGTATCTGATAAGTTAAACACTTCTGTGAGGCACTATGTACTAATTTCAATGGGTTACTACCTCCAGAAAGTCACAATTTGCCATTCGATACGCTCAAGACCTCGAACAGAGATCGCCTGAAACATTCATTTTCTGGATCTACGCCCGCACCAGGGATCTATTCATTACCGGCTATCGCGAAATTGCAGAAAAACTGGGACTCCTCCCTGACCCTTCTGAAGCTGATGAGACCGTCCTCCTGGCTGTACGTGACTGGTGCAATGAGAACAAGCAATGGCTCATGATCCTGGACAACGCCGATGATGCCACCATCTTCATGAATACAACGACCAGCGAGTGTGGTGCTAGCGAGGACGGCTCGGCAATCAAGGGTAAACCCCTTTCCGAGTTTCTGCCTTGCGGTCAAACTGGAAATCTTCTGATCACATCACGAGACAAAGCAGTCGCTCAATTCTTGGCGGGGAAGTGGAACGCTCGAGATGTACCAGCCATGACTGAACATGAGGCAATACAGCTCCTACGGAAGAAGCTCAGGGATTATAATGATGAGGACTGCGAGGTCGCTCTGGTCCAGGCCCTCGACTGTATCCCCCTGGCTATCACGCAAGCAGCATCTTACATTGCGTTCGAAGAAGACACTGGCTTGACAACTCCGGCAACGTACTTGGAACTGTTCAGGATGAGTGATCAAGAGAGGGTCAGCCTTTTGAGTGAGGCGACGGTGTACGATCCTTTCCGCGAACCCGGCACATCCCCTGCCGTTGTTACCACGTGGAAAATCACATTTAGCCGAATCAAGGAAACGAACGCCGATGCCACCTGGCTCCTTTCGCTGATGAGCTTCTTTCATAATCAAGAAATTCCACTGTGGATTCTTGAGAAGATATACGCATATCGGACTGATGAAGACGCTGGTAAAGCACTTACGAAGGATCTTAGTTTGTTGTGTCGCTATTCTCTTGTCACTCGCTTCCGAATTCGGGATGGGGATAGAAAGGAGCGTCATGATGCAACCTCCCGGTCCCAACAGTATCAGATGCATGCTTTGGTACAAGCGTGTACTCGCGCGTGGCTTGAGGAATCAGGGAAGAAAGATTCGTTTCAATGGAATTTCATCAAATTCCTGGGGGCATTTCATCCCGACCCGTGTTTCGAAACCTGGACAAGATGTGGTGAACTGTCTCCACACGTCGAGTCGCTCCTAAATTTACCTGGCCTCACAAATCTTGACGAAGATGGGGCAACATCTTTGCTAAGGGTGCTCTCCTGCGCGGGGAATTACAACACCGAGACGGGCAGATTGCAAAGAGCCAGTCTCTTGCTGACAAAGGCACTTGATGTGGCAGAAGACACACTTTGTCCGGGACACAGCTGCATAATCCGGGCTGTTATTGACATATGGAAGCTGCGCAAATTCTTCAGCAGACGTCACTCACTTCAGATCAAGATCAAAGGTGCGGCTACAGGATTGTACAAAACTTTACTTGGCATACTGATGGATCCTTCCAATAACAACGCCGCACTTCAGAGCTACGGTCTTTCTATCGAAGATATCCACCACGACCAACTTACTAGTGAACACAAAGAGGCTCTATCGTTGTTTTCTGAATTAAGGGCATTGGGGCCGGACGTTCTCAAAGACAGCGGTTGCCACATTGTGCGCTTCATCCATAATGCCCCTCCCTGCTCTTTCACCTCTTCAATGCTAGGACTTCTGGCCAAACTTATTCAGATCCTTGGCTTCGTCGATAAATACGCGGAGAAAGAGATAATCAGTTGTGCAATTTTGCATCGTCGGATTCAAATTCCAGACGAAGATTGGTTACACGGGGAAGCTGGTATATCGGAAGACAACATCTGGAGTGCCATTACTGACGCAATGAATAATCAGGGGAAAGGTGAAGAGCTTCTAGACCTGTTAGAGCAGAGGAAATCGCAACTGGAGATGCCTGATTCTGATGGTCGCTTCCAATGCCGCGTTCGTGCGTCATTGGTATCGTCACTGATGAAGCAAGGGAAATGGGAAGACGCAGAAAAGAGCTGCCGAGAACTCCTGGAATATTACAAACGGACAATTGGCTTTCGAGTTTCTTTTTTGTCAACTGCGCAAATGTGTATCGCCCAATGCCTAACCGAGCAAGGGAAACACATGGAGGCGACAGAAGAGTTGATCAATGTAGTCGAGTTGCGCAGGGAGGTGCTTGGGCCTGAACACCCGAATACATTGGAGGCCATTGTCAAACTCGGAGATTCTCTGAACAAGTTGGGGAGATATGCCCAGGCAGAAGAGTTACTTGACGGTTGCCTTGCGGCCCTGGAAAAGAATCATGAGGGCAAGATCGGATCATCGATATATTACCTTGCAATGATAACCTTGAGCAACAGCATCTTGGCGCAAAAAAAGTTTGGATCAAAATCGCCAGAAATTCGGAGGAAAATCTTGAAAGGTCTTATTTCATTTGTTATTTTGGGGGATGAATTAGATCTCGACGAGGATGAAGTTATTGAGGAGGACGAGCCACCCGCTGAGCTGTCAGCAACTGAAGGCACAGCAAAGACTCTAGCGCCAGCACTTCCAAAGACGACATCTGGAGAGGCTACCATCAGCAATTTGGCTCACAGCTATAACAATACGGATGTGGCGTACCAGGACAATTTGCAAGATTGGGAAGAGAATGCAGCGGCAAGAGCCGTCGAACAGTTGCTTGTAGGAGGACGACTGATGGGCGGGAACAACACCTCGAGGCCTGAGATGAAGAGATTATTTACCATTGGTTTAGGCGAGCGAAGGAGCCTGCGCGCGGAACGGGCATTGGAAGTCTGTATGAGAATGCTCAGGGAGGTAAAAAAAGGGGTGGGCGAAGATCTGAACAAGGATCGAAGTGATGTGGGAGGGGATGAAGATaagatggaagaagatgTTGAGTGATTGGAAGTCCGATGGTATATAACATAGAGCGTCTCGTCTCACACTGTGGCCTTGTTGTTCTGTTGGGCATTTCCGCTTtcacctctttttttttcgtttccttttttttttttttttttttttttttttttttttttttttttccctcttggTTCGtcgtctttctttcctttatcTACCCATTTCACGTTTACCACCGTGTTACATCGGTCCTTCTGATTTTCCTCGAGTTCTCGGCGGCCTTTCCGTTGCCCCCCTTTCCTCTTGAAGTTTACTGAAATGAATTGATGGTCCCTGTTATCTCTCTTGCTCTTTGTACTTAGCCAGAATTATATCGCATACCCACTGCTACGCATCAGGTCTGTGGCTCACAGGAAAGAGCTGACATGGCAGACTCCTTTGGATGTGTCTTGTTTCGATCTATCATTTCCCTCATCTACAAAGCGGGGAGTGTCACTGGTCACTGGGGAGGCCGTCGAAGATTCCCCTCGCCATCAATAACTCCTTTCTACTCACCTCTACTTGACCTCTGATTCTGCGAACTTCTAttacatacgaccatacccactggaaaactcgggatcccgtccgctctcccatagataagccagtgagggccagactagtagttgggtcggtgacgaccagcgaatccctggtgttgtatgttttttttttctttcttttgcaTTTCTTTTTGGTCACTTCTTCTGCCCCCATCTTAGGCAAAACTTCTTCTCGTCGCTGTTTTGTTTCCAGATAGCGCATTCAATCTTCAGAAACCTGGTCCTGGATATCAATACCTACAAGTGTACTGCAGTTTTTTCCGCTTCACTCCGTGACTCCCCAGGTGCTGCATCCACATATGATGGGTCCTTAGAGCTCCTGTTGTGGGGCAAAACGGCCTCCCGCAGCAGctcacttcttcttccatctgacttttcttcctcgtcttcttcctccagtcCCAAAACCTGGACGTCAAACGACAGATCTTCGGCCAACTTCAACCACAGGCGCCGTAGCAACCAATCCATTTCACTGTCTCACCTCAACCCCTCACCAGACCCGTAACAGCCGTCAAACAATGCCACCCAAAATGGCCTCCAATTCCGAGCTCGCGGAAATCAAGCTACTCCTCCACTCTCTCGCCTCGGACATCAAAGCCGTCAAAGCCGACGTCGCggagctcaagaagaagagccaaGTCCAAAGCCAACAGAGCACCCCAACCTGCGCCAAACGCACAGATGGTGGTCCAAAGTTACCCGACATCGAAAAAGCACTGAGCGACACCGAGAACAAATTGGCTGATCAGATTCGCGATACCCAGTCAACGATCTTGCAGcttgtcgaggaggagaaggtctTGATCCAGGCGGAGGTGGTCCAGCTCAGCCGCACTGTGGGAACTGCGTTGGAGAATGCGAAGGAAAAGATGATGGAAAAGGTTGCTGAGGTGGTGGATGAGAACGGTCGCAAGCGAAGCAGGTCCACGGCTGGTCTTGATGAGagtgacgatgaagatgatgagagtGATATGGATGAAGACAACCCGAACGACTATGACTCGTGGACGAAGCGGAGGCGGGTGTCATCCGCTCTTGATAAGACCGTGATGGACATCATCGACATAGCTGGAGAGACCTTTGATAATGGCGGAGTCGCGCTTGAGTGGCTTCTCGGGGCACTCATCTCGTTCCATAACAGGGCCAATGGCGGCAGGATGAGACGCTGGTACGTCTttcaaaaagaaggagagattGGCTTTGAGTACTGTTTATACGGGCTTTTCTACCATGGGCATGAGCATGAAGGGGTTGCTGAAGGCCTCTGCTTCTGCAGGGAACGTCATCCGCCCGGCTTGAGGCAGAGGGCTACCAGGTGTATCCGCGTCAGACGAAGCGAGGATGGTTCTGGAAAATTGCAATTTTCTTGGGGAGCGGATATTGGACCTGCGCCTGTTCTTGGCAGGTATGAGTGAGCCCGGCGGGCATCTCGAAGGGACATTGTCATCGGTGCGCCGGGACGGGGGAAGTGCAGGCTGGTGACGAGGGGAGGGAAGAGCAGGACATCGAAGTAATCGAGCGTCTTTTGCGGTGAACGCAGGATAGTCATTCACGAACAACAAAATTGAGTTTCAGAGTGCGCAGGATTCCTTTGAGTGGTCAAGATACAGCTTCCTGTCAGCTTTGACTTTGGGCATCCCTTGGACCAAATGGGTGACAAGCTATAGGGGAGTCCGACATGAAGGAGAGCAACAACCAGAGAGCAATTACGCACATTGACTCTGCGCGGAAACACGGGAAATCGAATGGACGGAAATCCGAGCACCCCATGTCCGACTCTGTGCATTCAAGTGCACGCGAGTTACCGTGATGGGTCATGTTTTGGAGCATTTTACGAACAAGATGATTCTGCATGATGCCTACCATATGCACTTGGCTCTACGTTATGAACACCGGCATATATGCGCCCAAAAAGGGCGTTACTGCAAGCCGTATTTTCCGGATGTCCGAGTTTCTTCGGTAagagttttcttttttttttttttcttctcattCGGGTggtaataggtatttaagtAGTCACAAGTCTCGCCATCTAAAATCTCTACTTCATCACATTCAGCATCGAAATTGGCATATTCCAGACAAACTACCAACCCATCCATAAACCACCAACAATCATCGTTCACCCAATCACAACCTCAAGATGCCAACAATTCAGATGGGCTTCTCAACCCGTCTTTTGACGTTCGGCCTGCTCCTCATTGCTCTGGTGGCCGGCACTTTTGCCGCTCCTTTGAGTGTCGACCACGAAACCGCCCTTCCGCCCACGgaagctcctcctccccgcccCGGACCTACTATAAACATACAAAGAAGCACCAATGCAGAATATCTGGAGGTCGACATGACGATTTTGAACCAAGCTTCCTCAGGGGACTTGTTCATCAGGAACGCCCATCTCAACTGgtaaatcttttttttttccttatttcCCTACCACCAACTGTCATCGTCTCCCTATCATGAACAACCATCCACACCTATTATCACTGACACTCCTCCTTCATTTCTCCAGGGGCAAGTGGTTCGAATACCCACACACAGGCGACCAGCTTTCCCAcgcccaagtggaagccaaaTCCGCCAGCCCAAACGGCGGATCGATGGTCGTGGCCTCATCCGGTAGAGCCTGGACCCCTACCGGCACCGAGGGCCACTTCGACATCTACCATGGCGACACCAAGGTGTGCCATGTCTACTGGGATTGTCCATGGAGTCGCAGATCTAATTCCTTTGAGATTTCCGAAGTTGATGATAATTATGCGGTTGAAGCCACTGGTGGAAGTTTGAACAAGGGTCCGCTGGGATCTATTACTATCGAGGTGGTAAAAACTGGTGAGGGAGAATGAGCCAGATGCGTTTTGGGGTgcacctaggtagaggtggtTGATTAGGCGGTTTGCtgtggaggagaggaggaagcgagTTCAGATGGCTCGGCTATGGGtaaagagggagaaggagatctTCGGTGGGTGACAGTTTTGATTAGAGACCCTGATTGATGAGCTTAGCGTTTGAAGCATTTTGGTTTTCTGGGGGGTGACAGAGGCCTCGTAAGTGTATGATTTGGTAGTCTAGTCACCTAAATTCGATGGATCAACcgctatcttctttattattgtCATTCTCACATGTCTTCAGGGTGCAGTCAATTGATGACACTTGATAACACCCCCCTCATTCTTTGCCATCATGCTACAAATGACCCTTATTTGGATCTTGTACATTAAATCAAGTAGAGATAGCATTGTGGCCGACCAGACACCGACGTAATGGGAGTCATACAAGTTGACACTCATTTCCCATCCGGCCGACCTGGCAGCAGCACCGTCAGCTACATCAAGACACATCTGTTTACAAAGACAATGCATTTGACTCCACGTCAAAAGGTACGACATCAATAGCTGGATGATGGCAAGAAGACAACGTCATGCACCAAATAAAGTTTCGGGGGAGTTTTGCTTCTCAAATCTCGGAATTACCTATCACTTTTCGAAGGATCGCATGGAATATTCCTGCCCAAGTGAGGTGACTGACAGCCTTGAATTTGAGCAAATGACGCACTAAGATAGAGCACCATCTTAAACATGGGGAAACATTGTGGTCAGCTGTTAGTGCAAATACCCAGAAAAACGGATGACATAAGCAGATGGGGAAGTCTATCACTTCAACACAGCCACTGCTTCCTGCTCCCGCTCGCCATGACCGCTTCCTTCAGCCAATTAACCCAGCAACCAGAAGCGCGGCCCAAGGcgctccatcctctcctttacAGTTTCTTGCCTTCCTGTTCTGGGCGATGCATTCGGCCGTTGTTTGCCTTCCTCAAACCCCGGAGGCAGGTACGCGAGGATCCCCCACTGCGCCCAGTTCTTTTCACCACCAATGCCCTCTCCCGATAACCTCAATCTCTCCGCCAACAACTCCGGCAGGTCTCTCCGAAGCAACGGCTCCAATATCTTCAGACTTCCGTCCGGGGACACAAAAAACCCTGTACCATCAAAAATCTCGCTGCTTATGCGCTCGCCCGTGTGTAGATCGAGACGGATTTTGCTAAAATACACCTCCACATAACGACCCCCTTGCGCATCCTCAAAGACCTCGCTCgttccccccttcttctttttccacGCCACGTCGAGGTTGCTGAGCGCAAAGTTCTCGCTTATCGGCCTGAGCCCATAGTCAACAAACCAGATACGACCCCGTTGCAGCGAGGTAGATATCAGACCCCTCGTGAGTTCCTCGAACGCAGCATCATCGAAAACCCAGGATGAATCCCATTCGATGGCCATATGATCCTGGTAATGGCCCAGCTTATCCAGCTGGCGGTAGTTGGGCTGGTAATGTCCCCGGAGTCTGTTCGGTTCGCCACAGAGAACTCGTCCCCATCTGGAAACGGGCTTGAAGATGGTAGCTGGCTCCCATCCAGGAGCGAGAAAGCCTTGGCGATCCTTGTGGATTGGTCGATAGATGAAGAGGTCTCGTCCCTGGAACACGGTGAAAGCATGGCGGCGTCTGGAGTCGTTGCCTCGATACAAGGCCGTGGTAAAGGGCTTGTTCAATTTGCGGGAGCCAAAAGCCTGTTGGATGGCCCTGCGTGACTCCTTGCAAGCGGTCCACAGTCCGCCGTCTAGGAGATATGTTGAGCAGACGTCCGGCTTTTTCCTGCTGGATAATGGCGATGCAAAGGCATAGGAATGAGGCGTCATGGCCCTGAGGTTGACATTCCCGGGAACCACGTAGGTAGATAAAGAAGACACCCAACTGCAACGGTAATTCAGTGGAGGTGTCCATGTTGGTTGGGGTAGCAAAGATGGAGGGACAAATAGACCCCATAGATCACTGTACCCCGGCCCAATCAGTCGTGGAAGGTGAGGATGGTTCTCGCGGTCCAGTTGTGTGATTGTCTCCACGACGTCGAAAATGTGAACGCCTGGGCGATCAAGTGGTCGAAGGGCGAGGGTCCAGATCATGAACCTTATCTCCTCCGGGAAGTAGCGAAAGAGGTGAAATTCGGTTAACGTCGTCATCGTGTATTCCTTCGTTGTTTGGCTGGTGTTGAGGAAAACTGTCGGGGAAACAACGCTTGGATCTGAAGCGTGGAGGTGAGGTTATGTCTGAGAAAGAGGCGCCCTGGAAGGATGCCAAAATGGGCAAGGAGGTTGCAATGTGGCCCGGGAATTTCCAATGCCCGGCTAGGCTGGAACAGGCACAAATGAAGCAAGAGGCTTGGTACAGGTAGATACCTCTGCTTGCTCGTGACAGTGGCGACGTGAAAAGAGAAATACCCCTAGTCACCGTTTCGGGATCATAAACCCCCGTAAATGACGAGAAAGCCTGTTGGACTAACAATGTACAACGGAAAAGTTGCGGGAATCAAGCCAGGGTGTTCCGGAATACACATACTTGAGTAGTTGTGCAATCTGCGTTGCTTATTGAACACGTCAATATACTAGAGAGCAAGGAGAGATGAAATAGGGAAATTCCAGGGGTTTTCTTATTGATTGTGTTTCAAGGAGCAAGACTTCAGGTGTAGGAAAAGTGCAGGTGGAGAACTGAGACGAAGTGGCTTTGATAACACGGG
The Neurospora crassa OR74A linkage group II, whole genome shotgun sequence DNA segment above includes these coding regions:
- a CDS encoding hemolysin, giving the protein MPTIQMGFSTRLLTFGLLLIALVAGTFAAPLSVDHETALPPTEAPPPRPGPTINIQRSTNAEYLEVDMTILNQASSGDLFIRNAHLNWGKWFEYPHTGDQLSHAQVEAKSASPNGGSMVVASSGRAWTPTGTEGHFDIYHGDTKVCHVYWDCPWSRRSNSFEISEVDDNYAVEATGGSLNKGPLGSITIEVVKTGEGE